The Ochotona princeps isolate mOchPri1 chromosome 26, mOchPri1.hap1, whole genome shotgun sequence genome contains a region encoding:
- the LOC101528786 gene encoding LOW QUALITY PROTEIN: ubiquitin-associated protein 1-like (The sequence of the model RefSeq protein was modified relative to this genomic sequence to represent the inferred CDS: deleted 1 base in 1 codon), whose protein sequence is MASKKLGADSHGTFSYLDDVLLKIGDKFKTPAKVVLPIGFSLPDCLQVVREVQYDFSLEKKTIEWAEDVGKIQDAQREAERKAQEAEPKVNSKSGPESDNKMSFSKTQSTATMPPPINPILASLQHNSILTPTRVSSSAMKQKALSPPHTKADFNPADFECEEDPFDNLELKTIDEKEELRNILVGATGPIMAQLLDSNLPRGGSGSVLQDEEVLASLERATLDFKPLHKPNGFITLPQLGNCEKMSLSSKVSLPPIPAVSNIKSLSFPKLDSDDSNQKTAKLASTFHSTSCLCSGTLLNSFKPSTQSSASELKGHHTLGLSALNLDSCTEVPTLAPSQTPSHSVSSVCTEESSPPQAGSAVAPPNFSMSQVPRCPQAYSELQTLSPSERQCVETVVNMGYSYDCFLRAMKKKGETIEQILYYLFAHGQLCEKGFDPLLVEEALEMHQCSEEKKMEFLQLMSKFKEMGFDLKDIKEALVLHNNEQDNALEDLKARAGAS, encoded by the exons ATGGCTTCTAAGAAGTTGGGTGCAGATAGTCATGGGACTTTCAGTTACCTTGATGATGTCCTATTGAAGATAGGAGACAAATTCAAAACACCAGCTAAAGTTGTTCTACCTATTGGCTTCTCCTTGCCTGACTGTTTGCAGGTTGTCAGAGAAGTACAGTATGACTTCTCCTTGGAAAAGAAGACCATCGAGTGGGCCGAGGACGTCGGGAAGATCCAGGACGCCCAGCGGGAAGCAGAACGCAAGGCTCAGGAGGCGGAACCCAAAGTCAATTCCAAGAGTGGCCCAGAGAGCGATAACAAAATGAGCTTCTCCAAGACTCAAAGTACAGCCACAATGCCACCTCCTATTAACCCCATCCTTGCCAGCCTGCAGCACAACAGCATCCTCACTCCAACCCGGGTCAGCAGTAGTGCCATGAAGCAAAAAGCCCtcagccccccacacacaaaggcAGATTTCAATCCTGCCGACTTTGAGTGTGAAGAGGACCCATTTGATAATCTGGAGTTAAAAACCATTGATGAGAAAGAAGAGCTGAGAAACATTCTGGTAGGAGCCACGGGACCCATTATGGCTCAGTTATTGGACAGTAACTTGCCCAGAGGCGGCTCCGGGTCGGTGTTACAGGATGAGGAGGTCCTGGCATCCTTGGAGCGGGCAACCCTGGATTTCAAGCCTCTTCACAAACCCAATGGCTTTATAACCTTACCACAGTTGGGCAACTGTGAAAAGATGTCGCTGTCTTCCAAAGTGTCCCTC CCCCCGATTCCTGCAGTAAGCAATATCAAATCCCTGTCCTTCCCCAAACTTGACTCTGATGACAGCAATCAGAAGACAGCCAAACTGGCAAGCACTTTCCATAGCACATCCTGCCTCTGCAGTGGTACGCTACTGAACTCCTTCAAGCCTTCCACCCAAAGCAGTGCCAGTGAGCTCAAAGGGCATCATACTCTTGGGCTTTCAGCTTTGAACTTGGACAGTTGCACTGAGGTACCCACCCTTGCACCCTCCCAGACGCCTTCCCACTCAGTCTCGTCTGTGTGCACAGAAGAGTCATCACCTCCACAGGCAGGCTCCGCGGTCGCCCCTCCTAATTTCTCAATGTCACAAGTGCCCAGGTGCCCCCAGGCCTACTCTGAGCTACAGACATTGTCCCCCAGTGAGCGGCAATGTGTGGAGACAGTGGTCAACATGGGCTACTCCTACGATTGTTTCCTGAGAGCtatgaagaagaaaggagagactaTTGAGCAGATCCTCTACTATCTCTTTGCACATGGACAACTGTGTGAGAAGGGCTTTGACCCTCTGTTggtggaagaggctttggaaatgCACCAGTGTTCAGAAGAAAAGAAGATGGAGTTTCTTCAGTTAATGAGCAAATTTAAGGAAATGGGCTTTGACCTGAAGGACATTAAGGAAGCGTTGGTATTACACAACAATGAGCAGGACAATGCTTTGGAAGACCTCAAGGCCCGGGCAGGAGCCAGCTGA